In Candidatus Nitrosotenuis uzonensis, one DNA window encodes the following:
- a CDS encoding cupredoxin domain-containing protein, which produces MGGHSNWPEWIYIGVVVALLAYVGAEAWNVERIVEHVPAEAEVIKVTGQQWFWTFEHADGKKEVGELHLKKGKPYKFEITAKDVNHSFNIHDYVVLQDAIVGRVNTVWFAPDQAGEYVIQCREYCGLLHYNMRATLYVEE; this is translated from the coding sequence ATGGGCGGACACTCTAACTGGCCTGAATGGATATACATCGGCGTAGTAGTGGCACTTTTAGCTTATGTGGGAGCAGAGGCTTGGAACGTTGAGAGAATTGTAGAGCACGTCCCGGCTGAAGCCGAGGTAATCAAGGTCACAGGCCAGCAGTGGTTCTGGACGTTTGAGCACGCAGACGGCAAAAAGGAAGTAGGCGAGCTACACCTAAAGAAAGGCAAGCCGTACAAATTTGAAATCACAGCAAAGGATGTCAATCATTCATTTAACATTCACGATTATGTAGTATTGCAGGATGCCATAGTGGGCAGGGTCAACACGGTCTGGTTTGCACCTGACCAGGCAGGTGAGTATGTCATCCAGTGCAGAGAATACTGCGGACTGTTACACTACAACATGAGGGCTACGCTGTATGTGGAGGAATGA
- a CDS encoding histidine phosphatase family protein, translating into MGLIIFLRHGQAKNNTERVLAGRSPGIPLTETGIRQANDIGRFLKSLQISHIYASPIERAQKTAEIVGKYTNTIPTLDDRLLELEMGKFSGMPYEEIFAKHGNVFLKFYQGDPTIAENGVETFDQVKRRVLDMVDHVRSEHADQNVLLVTHMDPIKAMISNVLNLNPRSLFELIVANASLTIFREEQSKLSLTAINAMNSERYNQGPF; encoded by the coding sequence ATGGGCCTTATCATATTCCTGCGACACGGCCAGGCAAAAAACAACACAGAGCGTGTCCTTGCAGGAAGATCCCCTGGCATACCACTTACGGAAACAGGAATAAGACAGGCAAACGATATCGGAAGATTCCTAAAATCGCTTCAGATATCTCACATTTACGCAAGCCCAATTGAGCGTGCACAGAAAACAGCCGAGATTGTAGGAAAATATACAAATACAATACCTACACTGGATGACCGGCTGCTTGAGCTTGAAATGGGCAAATTCTCCGGTATGCCATACGAGGAGATATTTGCAAAACACGGAAACGTATTTTTAAAATTCTACCAGGGAGACCCGACAATAGCAGAGAACGGCGTTGAGACATTTGACCAAGTAAAAAGGCGCGTTCTTGATATGGTCGATCATGTGAGATCAGAGCATGCCGACCAGAACGTCCTGCTTGTGACCCACATGGACCCGATAAAGGCAATGATCTCAAACGTGCTCAATCTCAATCCCCGATCGCTCTTTGAGCTGATAGTGGCAAACGCCTCACTGACAATCTTCCGGGAGGAGCAGAGCAAGCTCTCCCTTACTGCGATCAACGCGATGAACTCGGAAAGGTACAACCAGGGCCCGTTCTAA